In one window of Cydia fagiglandana chromosome 1, ilCydFagi1.1, whole genome shotgun sequence DNA:
- the LOC134669477 gene encoding uncharacterized protein LOC134669477 isoform X1, which yields MGNKQLNIKKTSRKRQLGRFQQTMELTKRRKLDNFTAEHDTTSLDYIELQNMEMESPISSTTDIQSNDEATGSNILNPRIAQVDDTYRVTSLLEEEDTHELQILFNVEEELPDKTVGRRIVAVSYHSIRFLRFYPIKDCMETIYINAIFHLQFSCFVHTSRWTLCDLDVTVTYRFVRVVSRVKYDCRTLTIISDFYIPLMQWIPYRLLILKTYLID from the exons ATGGGTAACAAGCAATTGAATATAAAGAAGACATCTCGAAAAAGACAACTCGGAAGATTCCAACAAACAATGGAACTAAC GAAAAGAAGAAAATTGGATAATTTCACAGCCGAACATGATACTACATCTTTAGACTACATCGA ACTGCAAAATATGGAAATGGAATCTCCGATTTCATCAACCACTGACATTCAAAGTAACGA TGAGGCGACCGGCTCAAACATTTTGAACCCACGCATTgcacaggtggatgacacttatCGGGTTACTAGTCTATTAGAGGAAGAAGATACCCATGAG ttacaAATATTGTTCAATGTGGAAGAAGAGCTTCCTGACAAAACCGTCGGTCGAAGAATTGTCGCAGTTAGTTACCATTCGATTCGATTCCTCAGATTTTATCCAATAAAAGATTGTATGGAAACTATatacataaacgcaatatttcacctgcaattttcttgttttgttcATACTTCAAGATGGACTCTTTGTGACCTTGACGTCACGGTCACATATCGTTTTGTTCGGGTCGTTTCGCGAGTGAAGTACGACTGTCGGACTTTGACTATCATTTCTGATTTTTATATTCCTTTAATGCAATGGATCCCATATAGACTTTTGATCCTAAAGACATACCTGATCgattga
- the LOC134669477 gene encoding uncharacterized protein LOC134669477 isoform X2 encodes MGNKQLNIKKTSRKRQLGRFQQTMELTKRRKLDNFTAEHDTTSLDYIELQNMEMESPISSTTDIQSNDEATGSNILNPRIAQVDDTYRVTSLLEEEDTHEVGDSC; translated from the exons ATGGGTAACAAGCAATTGAATATAAAGAAGACATCTCGAAAAAGACAACTCGGAAGATTCCAACAAACAATGGAACTAAC GAAAAGAAGAAAATTGGATAATTTCACAGCCGAACATGATACTACATCTTTAGACTACATCGA ACTGCAAAATATGGAAATGGAATCTCCGATTTCATCAACCACTGACATTCAAAGTAACGA TGAGGCGACCGGCTCAAACATTTTGAACCCACGCATTgcacaggtggatgacacttatCGGGTTACTAGTCTATTAGAGGAAGAAGATACCCATGAGGTAGGTGATTCATGCTAA